The region GCGCTGTTTTCATGTTTGATGCCGAGATCAACAATGGTGGGTTGGCCCAGTATTTCTTGAACTCCAGCGCGGACAATTGGCGGGACGCCCTAGCTGGCCTTGAAGCGATGGGCTCCAAAGACCGCCTTGCCGTTGTGAGAGAGGCAATCTCACTTTTCGGATCTGATGGCCCTTCTGAGAATCGAGACAAGCGGCAGGATCAATTGAGCAAGCTCTACAGGAAGAATGATTCTATCTTTGATGCACTGGAGTCGCGTTACTACGATAGCGATGAGGTAGTCGAAGTTCTTGCAACAAGGTTTGTCCTCGCCAATCCCAACCGCTTCCGATGAAAACCAAAATGCAGAACAAGACGTGGGACATCAACGCGTTTCGCGCGTGAGCCCACTTAGACGTTCTGAAAATAAAACATGCCTAACAGTCTAGAAGACTTCGACCTCGACTCCTTTTGCAAACACAGCGAATATTCAGATGAATCGTATGTTGGCAGATTGCTAACTGACGAGATGGTTCAAGAGTGTGAGCAAGCAACAGGATACAAATTACCAGATTCCTTCATCGAACTCCTCAAGAATCAAAATGGAGGCATCCCAAGAAACACTAATTATCTTGCTTCAGAGAGCACATCTTGGGCTGAGGATCATATAGCTATCACCGGCATCTTCGGATGTGACTCTACTAAGACCTATTCGCTTTGCGGCGATCTAGGTGGTGAATTCATGAAGGACGAATGGGAATACCCAGACATTGGTCTCTATATCTGCGATTGCCCATCTGCGGGGCACGGCATGGTGGCACTTGACTACAGAAAAAGCGGAAAGCAAGGAGAGCCTTCGGTCGTTCACGTCGATCAAGAAGACGATTACAGAATCACCCATCTAGCTGATGACTTCGAAACTTTCATTAGAGGCTTAGTCCATGACGATGTTTTCGACACCTCAGAAGAAGACTTAAAGCTAGACTTGGAGAAGATTGAAAAAGGAATTTTTTCCAGCACACTGAGTGAATTGATAGCAAAATAGAATGATTACGACTTTGATTCCATCATCCGAAAGGTGTGTAAGGAACTCACGGTTGAGAAGGGGTATTTTGCGCTCCATTCAGACGAGTTATCAAACCTG is a window of Opitutales bacterium DNA encoding:
- a CDS encoding SMI1/KNR4 family protein, whose protein sequence is MPNSLEDFDLDSFCKHSEYSDESYVGRLLTDEMVQECEQATGYKLPDSFIELLKNQNGGIPRNTNYLASESTSWAEDHIAITGIFGCDSTKTYSLCGDLGGEFMKDEWEYPDIGLYICDCPSAGHGMVALDYRKSGKQGEPSVVHVDQEDDYRITHLADDFETFIRGLVHDDVFDTSEEDLKLDLEKIEKGIFSSTLSELIAK